atatataacaataatacacCATATATAATTCGAGATtacattaatttataaaattatttaataccaaaaaatataattaaattttattgttgACGATAAACATTATAAAATTGTCATATGTGTTGAATTAAATTCTCTTTTAACTGTCTATACTGCTGcctatttaattattataattattaattaatttaaactaatttataaaattatttaatataaaaaaatataattaaactaatttacaaaattaattaacataCATATAATAGGtatgtaatatatattttaatttatttatatgtaaccttttttaattcatttataTGTAATATGGAACAgttataatatatatgtatataatacaatttttattatatatatatatatatatatatatatattaatttaattttatttattgacaTGCATTTCATGTGTCAAATTTTTGTTGGACACTAAGAGTTCCTCCTAGCAGGAACTCTCCTCATCGATCCATGTGAAGGAATTCATTTGAGTTCACACTCCAACGGGCAAAAGTGCCCTTATGTAAGAGGAGGAACATAATTACCATTGGAGTTGCTCTTATCCTTATATCCTACTTGTCATAAAAAGTAATTTTACATTAGTTTTTGCGTCATAAATAgtaaataggaactcaaaataTCTCTCTTCTTTATTAGGAGGAACTAACTTTAGTCTCTATTGTGATctcacttaattaattaattaaaatatttgaaattaatgtaattaattttttttaataatgtaatttaaatttataaatttaaaaataatttactattaaaagatattaatattaaataaattcatatataacaataatacacaatatataattctggattacactaatttgtaaaattacttaatacaaagaaaaacataattaaattctatagttgACGATAAACATTGtaaaatcattaattaaatataaatttaattatttaatctaattaattattataattattattaaattaattaaaatttaattattatttaaataattaatataaatcattaattaaataaaaatataattatttaatttaattaattattataattcttactaaattgaatattatttaattatttaatataattatttattataatataattatttaatataattaattaaaattttatataattatttatttaattaattataatttaattatttaatataattatttatttaattataatttaatataattatttattttaaaaataacttgTCACATAGTAAGTTACTATTGACTGTCATGAATCTCTTTGAGAAGGAACTCTTCTTCCTTAAATTATGTGAAGGAACTCATTTTGTTCTCTCTCCAACGAATGAAACTAAAATTTGtcagaaaaaataaattagaactCACCCGAATTTGATTTCTGTATGTCAGAAGAGAGACTCCTTTTTATCATTACTATTTTGACTACTTGGGTTATATTGCACTGTAAGATTTTGAACTCTCTTTTTGTGTGGAGAAAATATTGAAATATTTGTAATTAAATTCATAGTTACTTTTTGTTGAGAGTAAAATAGTTGAGATTGAGTTAAGATGGGGTGAGAAAGATTTTATTAGGAATGTACATGATTAAGgttaattaaaaaactaaacttagttaactaaaattttagattagattaattaatcaaactgattttacataataaaaatataaaatagattattttaatcgattaaaaatataaaaaattgatttttaattggttattaaaattaaaaaattgattttgaaaaaaataaccAGTTTTTGCACACAAAAAAGGTTTTACATAATAAATTCTTATAAGAAATCAACCTTTGTAAATTCATAACTCATAGGTTATTAGATGATGCACTGTCAACTGTCAAAGATGTTGTTCAACTTTCATCTATCAAAGCAAGTTTCAACATTTTGGTCACAATCTCTCTAGTGACTTAGCaaaaatttagtattttctTCTGCAACTTTCAGTCCACATTGATAAAATGAACCGTCGAACACATATTTGTTCAAACTTCAAACACGATTTGTTAAGCAATAATTATAGATTAAGTTGCATAAACACGTCAAAAACTAAGGGTTCTTCAATTTATCGTTTTAAacctaacaaaaaaaaaggagaaattAGAGGATAAAATTAAGAACCTGGAAACGGATAACAAACTCTTCCAAAACTAAGGACTTAAAAGTTGAGACAAAAGTAAAAGATGATGAAGAAATAGCTTCAGTAGCAAACTTGCACCATCACTAAACTTTACTAGGAAAATTGAAGAAAACAACGCTAGAAAACTTATATCAAATAGAAATCAAACAATAGTCATGGCACTAACATGAGATAAATCTATAGAAGGAAACTCATAGCGCAATGCTTTAAAGGATGAAAGCTTTAAAAAGAAACCAAATAGTGGCTGAATAGAAACTAAGCAACAAGTAGAATAATGGTGGAACAAAAACCAAAGAGGAGACCTACCTTAGCTGAGGCAATAGCAGAACCAGAATAACGATAAGAATGGGAGGCCGAGGTTGAGAGATAGAGGCACCAACAAGAGTGAAGACTCAGAGCGTTTCAACGCGCTTTGGCAAGCCACCGATCAACGGGAGCAGAAGAGAGCTGAAAAAGAGAAACTCCGGCAATCAAAGTTGACTACGTACATCAGCCTACAGTGAGATCAAAGATTTGCTAAATGCTGAGGCTAGACCAATTTGAAACTAGGGTTTCATAAAATTTGGTTTTAGTTTTGACTCACTggttaaaaactaatttataaaatttggtttttaaaattattttattaaattagttagctAAAATGTAGTTATAGTTTTTATCCAATTAACCACATTTTGATGTATAGCCCTACGTCTAATAAATAAGAACAAGCAATTACTTGaaggaagagaagagagaaagctATTTTTGTACAAACTCAAAGTTGTCACAGTAAATTAGTCGTTATAGATTTGTTAACTGTTGGATCAATCTCAAAATTGAAAATTATGTTCTGGATACCTGGTTAAGAAACCATCCGAATTTTTGATGTGAGGTATGTGGTTGGAGTTATAAACCATACAATGGTTCTATTTTcttaatattttcattttcttagTTCTTGTTTGTAAGTTTGATGTTTGAATTGATTGACTTATTGTATACATGCTTTTATACAGGGATTTTCTGACTATTTTGTATTCTATTTTAATCATAGTAAAAttatttctttgatttttatgaCTGGtgatttttaacttttatattGAAGGATTTTTCACGTTAAAATAtcgatatatttttatttctagttttagtttttttgtGAATATTTGTGTGCATTGGTGTGTATTTGCTACTACTATTATTTTAGTCCGTGGGTATTGTTGCTTGTCTTATTCTTATAGGAATTGTGTATTTTATTCCTATAATTTGGCACCAAAGCTCAATTTTGGACAATTGgttataacttattttaatGTGGAGGATAATAATACTTGTAGAATGATAAACGTGAATGACactaattattatttatgaaaGACAAGATAGAAGATTTTTGTTTGTAAAAATCTATATTTACTTGTGTTTGTTACATAGAAGTTAGAGTAAAGAACAAATAACGAATGATAGTTTAAACATCAACAAGTTTGTACTTTTATTTTACAATGGGTATATGATAATGTTTATAATTAAAGTGCTAAAGAGACTTATGCTAAAGCTATGTGGCATCACAGTGAATCTTTGgaaataataattttacatGTTGAATTTCAAGGAATTCTTAATCAGTTTTCAAGTATGGgaatcaaatttaaaatgagATTCAAGAATTTTGATCGCCAAATATTCTATCAAATGGTAAAGCTAAGTGACCATGCAACTTTTCaaagatagaattttaaatGAAGAGGTGAAAAGATTTAGAGTTCTTCATCACAACTTGAAATGTTACTCCACAACCTCAAATGTTACTTCAAACCTGAAATGCTAATCCTTAAAAATAGGGGGAGAAATCAAAACAAAAGTCAAAAGGATAAAGATAAAAGAAGGAATAAATCCAAGTCATGATACAAAATGTTGAATGTCATACTGTCATAAAACATGCCacattcaaaaatttattttcttcagAAAAAGGAGAATAAACGTAtgcagaaaagaagaaagatggtAATGATTGCGAATCTTCTATTTCGGATGATTTTTTCATTGTCGATTATGAGTATAAGGTCAATCTTTTTCTTAATGACGAGTTCATTTGAGTAATTGATAATGGTGCCTCAATACATGTTACACCGAAAAAGGAGTTATTTATTGATTATATTCCATATAATTTTGGAGTGTTTAAGATGGGTATTGATAGCTTGGCCAAGGTAATTGGTGTGGCAGATATTTTCTTCGAGATAAATATCGAAATGAAGTTGTTACTCAAAGATGTTAGACATACTTCAGATGTTCccttgaattttattttagttaaaagACTTGATAATCAAGACTTTGTTAACACTTTTAGCTTGAGACAATAGAATCTCAATATAGGCAACTTGGTTGTGAGGTACGAGCATACGCTTTACAGATTGAATCATGCTGAGCACATTACTGACATACTTGATCGAGTGGTACACTTTTATTACTCTTGTTTATTATATTGTAATAAAATGtgaatttgtaattttatgCATGTGTTGACCCCACCCCCCCTTTTTTAACTTGTTTTTATGGTTTGGTAGGCACTTCGGATCTTGTCCACCAGACGAAATTCGATGAGACGCCTGCTTGAGCAGATTATGCCATATCTCAAGTGAGTTGGATTTTGAGCATATGGCGTATATGGTGGAGTTCGAGCACGATTGGCAATTGGCATCAGTGTTGATAGAGAGGTGGAGATCTGAGTCCCACATGTTTCATTTGCCATACGGAGAGATGACTATTACCTTGCAAGACGTGGCCTACTAGTTGGGACTCAGGATCGATGGTGATCTTGTTAGTGGTTGCATCTTTGAGTGGGAGCAGCACCATGATGGACAGTCCATTGAGGACTTTTGCCAACAGTGACTGGGTGTTGTTCTTGGCCCAGAGGATAGACAGTCACAGACCAAGTGGACTGTCAAACTCACATGGTTTCACAATATCATCTGCGGAGAGCTGGAGCAAGACGCCACTGAGAAGTGCCTGTTGCGGTACACGAGAGGGTATGTCATGCAGTTGATTGGGGAGCATAGTCAGTGCAATCTCGGTGGTTGCATTACGTTAGTTTGCTGCTCTCCTGAACCTATCACTATATTCCACTGCTACAGCCAGATGGATTTGATACTCGTCAATTCCGCTAGTTCAGAGGTATCTCGTAACCTCCCATTTTTCTTACTTTCGGTGATATGTTATGTGTATTTTCCAAGAGCAACCGAACTCGAACTAGATACACTGTACATCATACCTTAACTGGTCACTCTCTAGTATTTTATACTCCACAGCCCTTCTGATATTGTACCTCTTAACTGTCAATATAACTTCTTTCTTGTTCTCAAATTGTTGTCCAACCTTGAACTCATTGTTTGGATCCTCTTCGAGGCCTCCATGGATAAACGACCAATCCGAAGTCATTGCATCGAGATTCAACCTGGAGAAGCGATCCGGCCGGTCATATGGTCGAGAAATGGCAGGCTGTGTTAGAGCGATTTGTATGTCACTGTAGTAGTTCAACTTTTCTTCCTCGTCACCATCATTAGGAATTTCTATTGGTTCATCATCAGCATCGTCTCCGTCATCGGGGTTAACTTCATACGGATCCATCATCGGATCCTTGATAGCAGAACTCTCATGATTTTCAACATTATCTTCCATCATGTCAGCATTACCAAGTTCAACGTTTGAGCCCTCTTGACTACCTTCAGGTGCCATATTTAGATTGACCATCGTCCTTCTAATATTTTGTCTAACAGCTCCACTTAATGGACTATCATCAACAGTATATATTCGCAGATGATCTTCGTCCACCCAACTCAACAAAAAACACGAATAATTTCAGCAGATGAACATTTGTCCATCGGTTGTGCCACGACCTTATAAGATGTACGTCCTTGTCGTCACGTAACCGATACCTAattcaaaacaacaaaaatatttctCAAAACCGTGGTCtaataaacaaaataacaacAGAGCAAAGACAACTATAACATTccttttataaaataaattgtcATCTATTTCGGTCGGATATCTGtagtaaatttttttcactCTTTTCGTGCATTGCTGCTCAACGGAATGCAATATCAAATTTTTCAACGCTATTAGATTGTTGACTTCCAGTGTCATGTACGTAATTATTAGTTGTCTAGACTTAAAAAGGATAGAACCTTTTTCATCATATACTAGTTCACCATCTTAATGAATGGATAACAATGAATTTATTGATATTGTAGAAAAAAAATGCCAAGTTGAGAACCAAAAAGGAGAATGAAATTGTAGTTTTGAGCTCTGTTCTCCAATAGCCATGCTTTTATTTTAGAAACTTCAGTTGAAGGTCGTCAGGGGTGCTGCAAACTTCATATGGGATCAGGCAAACACTATTTAAATTATAGAGTTCGTCAAGAGTGCGACGAACTTGCCCTACATAAAAAAATGtatcttaaaaattaaatttcaaataatatatttttaaaaataaatatttttttaatttattttaaaaaaaaaaaatttaattatataatatgaAAAATTTGTGCGTGccaaatttaaaatactaaaaagttaacataaaaatatgaagaaattattataatttattatttttattattagttattaatttaattttttcatttaatattttaataatatattttattttatatttttaaatattaataattattttataacaaaaaaataataaattttaattttttttagtattattcCTTTCGCATTTTCATTTTTCCTACTCAAACCCATAAAGACACTACCACTTTCTTGTTTGACGAAGCTACTTTTGTCCTTTACTAGCTAGCTGTCAATATTGACTATATATTAGTTTAGCGTCAAAATCAATGTGTAAAAATTTCTCTAATTGCACTAAGATTATATCTTAAATTACACTACAGAAAATTCACGATtcaattataatataaaattttatattattttaagattGAACTAAGTTTTTGGTTgctataaaatatttattttgtcgtttttctctttgtatattattttttattttagtcaaAATGGATAACAATTTAAAAGGTCTCTAGTTTAATTATTACAATTAATTTGCTACATTAAGTGCTGATATGACAATAGTTAAATTTTACTATGGTACGTCATGCGACGTCAGCATTATTATTTAATCTATTAAAATAGTATTTAACAGAATAAATTCATTACAAGAATTTTTATAgacatttatttaaattttgatggataaaattaacaaaaaaaatgtaGATATTAAAACTGCgtcttaatttaatttttaaaattttaattacttctatttaatttttaaattttgcaaATGTGTCTTACATTAATTTTTACACTAATTTTTGATGCACAAAATGATTAACAGATTGCTGATATGTACGGCCAAATGTCACGTTATTAGATTTTGTAAAACGATATCGTTTTTGTTTTGACATTTTAATAGtctaaaaaatatcataaatagtatttattgaaatttttttccTAAAACAAATAATCCAACATTGTTTTTGAACTATTTAAACTATAATTACATTGTTTTACAAGTTCCAGTATGATATTTAATTGTCCATATCAATATTCCATTAATATTTTTGTGCCGAATATTATCTCAAAAACTAATATGGGTcatatttacaaaatttaaaaactaaaaaaagagaattaaaatttcaaaaacagaattaaattaAAGTTCACCTATAAATTTAGAGACCAAATACTCGATTAAACCTTGTTTCAATAGTAAAATGCAATAGTGTTCACTCTATACcaaaaaatagtaatttaaatctaaaaaaattcataaaattatttatgaaaatatgtcaatatgatatatatatataataaaaaatatttactaacaaaaaataaccaaaaataataaaaaaaattaataaatatgaaataaaataaattttaattttttttgtcttcttaATATTACCAACAAATAATTTTGTGTTACTACGTCATTattaaaaacatattaaaatcaATGTTACATATACAAAACACATACGTCTTTATTTAAGTAACCCTTTACACGGATATAAAAACATATACTTGTAATTATTAACTCCTATGATATGAGTTTGCAAAACTCATCACATCAAAATCAAAGATAAGATGGACGATGACAGTGGCATTGTTGCATTATTATTGCATTACAttactttataacttttttgGGCATGCGAAATTTTGTTGAGTTAATAACCCTTACATCACacattaaattagttatttatcAATTCCATTATGGATCCTCAAGACATCAAGCTGTGACTTTCCCTTCAGCTCTTGGGATAGATATCCTTCCAAGAAATCTCGTACACTAATTTTGTTGAACGTTGCAGGCCTTTCGGGTGTAACAAGGCTTGGTACCGGGCCTATAACACACTCATGTCTAGGATTGAGAAATGTAGCTATGGAAATTCTCTCCTTCTCTGAGTTAACTATTGCTCGATGTTCAATACTCCGATAAATTCCATTGGTCAATACCTACCACCAAAATATGGATCAAAATGGTTTAGGAAGTCAATAAATTTGGCTTGTGTAATAATTTTGATAGTGTTCAAACTTAGAAATGATAAAAGGTTGTGTGAATAATTTTGTGACGTTTTTTACCTCCAAAAAATCTCCAATGTTGACGACGAAAGAATTAGGGAGAGGTTTAATAGGAATCCACATTCCATTATTTCTTACTTGAAGGCCTACCGTTTCATTGACTTGGAGAAGAATAGTCAAGGTGGAAACGTCAGAATGAGGATTTAGGCCAATTACTTTCTCCGGTTGAGGGCATGGAGGATAATAATTCATCCTCATTGCTTCAACTCCTTCTTCGGTGAACTCTAGTAATTCATTGGGTTCGATATTAAGAGCCTTTGACATAAGCTCAATGATTGTATCACCCAGTTTTTTCATTTCCAAAGAATATTTGTCTAGCACATCTCTGCGAGATCCAAAACGAGTTAGTGAGTTACCAATAAAATCAGTATTTTGTACATTAATCATATGTTACGCGTATACTAAAAATTAGTTACAAATCAGTTGcagatataaaatatatgttaaaatactttttaaaatataaattatatactaaaaatgatttaaaataacacatatttatatacaaaaaatacataataattaatttagtgaaTAATTT
The genomic region above belongs to Arachis stenosperma cultivar V10309 chromosome 5, arast.V10309.gnm1.PFL2, whole genome shotgun sequence and contains:
- the LOC130979406 gene encoding oxoglutarate-dependent flavonoid 7-O-demethylase 1-like, coding for MDSETARNIGTSIIVPSVQELAKQPITEVPERYVRPNQDPVIVSNTTSLPQVPVIDLSKLLPHDSSHELEKLDHACKEWGFFQLINHGVNPALVENFKKEVEQFFNLPIEKKKEFWQKPGEMEGFGQMFVVSDEHKLEWADLFHIVTLPSYIRKPHLFPRIPQPFRDVLDKYSLEMKKLGDTIIELMSKALNIEPNELLEFTEEGVEAMRMNYYPPCPQPEKVIGLNPHSDVSTLTILLQVNETVGLQVRNNGMWIPIKPLPNSFVVNIGDFLEVLTNGIYRSIEHRAIVNSEKERISIATFLNPRHECVIGPVPSLVTPERPATFNKISVRDFLEGYLSQELKGKSQLDVLRIHNGIDK